A portion of the Tachypleus tridentatus isolate NWPU-2018 unplaced genomic scaffold, ASM421037v1 Hic_cluster_1, whole genome shotgun sequence genome contains these proteins:
- the LOC143241868 gene encoding uncharacterized protein LOC143241868, whose amino-acid sequence MVVRLAGYCTILTGGAVLLAILTWASIRQVPSLSVRLENDFLTTSFGLCFGLIVFVGVLCLVAGILLVYLDLTSPDLLASLFGVNVLNDYDECYIGSRNSHSERPLEENDATKEGSSSPNHPAVSKELYGLRKRGLLSSFKRSSEERPLPAPRCISDRTSLDRPVYENVTISYKRLEQVYSSSHENILMYEL is encoded by the exons ATGGTGGTTCGACTCGCTGGTTATTGCACTATTCTGACTGGTGGAGCTGTACTGTTAGCTATCTTGACGTGGGCCTCCATTCGCCAGGTGCCGTCCTTGTCTGTTCGTTTGGAGAATGATTTTTTAACAACTTCCTTCGGTTTGTGTTTTGGCCTCATCGTGTTTGTAG GTGTATTGTGTCTTGTGGCAGGAATCCTTTTAGTTTATTTAGACCTGACCAGTCCTGACCTTCTGGCCTCTCTGTTTGGTGTGAACGTCTTGAATGATTATGACGAGTGTTACATTG gaTCTCGAAACTCACATTCTGAGCGCCCTCTTGAAGAAAACGATGCAACTAAGGAAGGCTCAAGTTCTCCAAACCATCCTGCCGTATCTAAg GAACTTTACGGTTTACGAAAGCGTGGGCTGCTATCGAGTTTCAAAAGAAGTTCGGAAGAGCGCCCTCTACCGGCACCTAGATGCATTTCCGATAGAACCTCATTGGATCGTCCAGTGTATGAAAACGTCACTATTTCGTATAAAAG gTTGGAGCAGGTGTACTCCAGCTCTCACGAGAATATTCTGATGTACGAGTTATAG